The Tubulanus polymorphus chromosome 3, tnTubPoly1.2, whole genome shotgun sequence nucleotide sequence tctggatcctgtgttccacagttctgagtttagATAATTTCAACACATAGAGTTAACCCTActtcataactgtggaactggaccccgttccacagttctgagtttttgagttaaaacattgaaatacgaTCCAATTTTAACAcatagagttaactctaactcacaactgtggaactgggtcctgggttGAAATCAAGATTGATAATGAGCTGATCTAACAATGAGTTAACCAACTGAGCCAAGAGGAAACTAACATGGATGGCTAGTGAGAACTATTGAAACAAGATATTTTGAAGGGTTCACTTTTCAGAAATAGACCCGACCCTTTCTAACCAGCATTATGTAAAACCAACCGAGTTGAAAGAGTGACTGTTTTTCAATGAATACTGCTGGGAAcaatatcgttaattgcttatcGTTCTTAAGTAAAAGTAGACATTTAAGCTGAAAAGTGAGACATGTTattggattcagcctttcaacTGACCTGTCTCTTCCATGGACAATGAGTAGTCGTCCAACATAACTAAACTGATTAATAGAGTAGTCTGCGGCGAGTGAGGCTTGTTTTCCTTCTTTACCAACAATACCGATACCGACATCAGCTGCTTGTATCATACTAACATCGTTTCCACCATCAcctaaaacaacaacaacattcCAATATATGAATTCAGGATTCGACCATGTTCTCCTCTGTGTATTAGCCTAACCCTCGTTTTAGGTTTTCCTCACACCTGACAATGGTCTCTATGTCGTgacttttgatatttgaatttaCTTTGGATAAaaaaatttcgtttttttaaataatttcgtttttttaaatcttttgaatttgtgtaGAGTTGGTTTCAATTCTATTCTCCACGTTTCAGTAAGGACTATCTATTTAGGTGCACATACGTTAAAACATAATCCATCAAAATATTCCTCTTAACATCCAGTGGAACAGATTGTATGGATTTATGGAGATTTGAGTCTGACGAAACTCCCCCATGATTTCGTATTCAACCACTTTAAATGTAAATCCGACTAGTAGTGAACACATGAATAAGTCAAATTAATTCAGTGTAAGAAGATTTCATATTGCAATAAAAGTAACAACCAGCAGCCAGTTTTACTgagttcatatttcatatattgagTTAcatagttgaaaaaaaaatgaattgatttaagTACTCCTAACTataactcaggatccagttcgacAATGGTGATAACTTAACGagttaaaaatcagttcattttcgagtTAATGCtcgagtcaaatttaattgacaatagtggaactggatcctggatcCATTTCAACAATTGTACTAAATCATGAATAGCTATCAAAACTGTCAAATATttactcataactgtggaactgaatctgGAATTGTGGAACAGTCAGTTATGAGTTtcgagttaactccgagtaggtaagattcattttcaatgagttatgAGTTAACTGGGATATAACTATTAAAACTCAAATCAGGTCTAGTAAAatgttaactcacaactgtggaattgtggAGTTCAGACCCCgggggccagttccatagtcaaggcttagacttaagaccaaattaagatcattttagttctatagccaatcaaacaacttaagaccagtctttaggccactggtcttaagttgttagattagctatagaactaagttggtctaaaactggtcttaagtctaagccctgactatggaaccgacccctgaactcaatatcgaATTCAAACTCACCGACGGAACATGTGCTTTTGTTCGTATGCAACTTTAATAATTTAACGATATCAGCTTTCTGCGTCGGAGAACAGCGACATACGACGACTGCCGGACACTGACACGCTAATTCTACAAACTCATGTTCgtaatatttcaaacaaacgTCGAGAGATTCGCCGGTTACGACCAACGCGCAATCCTGTTTCCTACGAAATGAATTCAGTTCTGAATGAGCCTCATTTCGATTCGTAACCGTTTTAAACGTATGAATTCCTTGCATCTTGGAAACGAGTCGTGAACTTTTAGCGATACACGTCGCGGTTTCCAGTTTATCACCGGTTAACATCCATACCTACAATTAAACACATTCAATACCATTACAAATATCATCTAGATAACTATATAAATTGGTTGGAGGATACATCGTTTCAGGTCGCTGTGACAATTTTTCGATCGTAAATAACCCTGGAATGGTTTTTAGCATagtttattagttttagtaaaagaaaatcacaAGGAACTGAACCACAAAACATCATCAGCCATTTTGGAAGATAACTCCCTCTATGAGGAAATTAGTGAACTATAGCCTAAAATTGGCAATTCAGCGAGGAAATTCATGACCTATTTTTACTTATTACTGTATCCCTGATATCAACCAACCCGCCGAAGACATGTATCCTGCTAGTTAAAAATGAATCCAGAATTTCCTGATTTTCCTGATCTATAAGAACCCTGTCGAATCCAGTGAGTAAAACCATATTGATTTCTATGGTTTTTATTGAATGAGACATTGACAATGTCTCTCGGTGAAACTTACTCTAATTCCGGCATTCCTCAACATTTCCAATGTCGGTCGAACGTTCTCTTGCAGTTTATCTTCGACTCCGGTTAAACAGAGCAGTTCGAGATCTCTCTCTAAACTCTCGATCACAGACGTTACTCTCATCGACCGATCCTGAATACTCATCTTCGCCTGATGATAGCGATTCTCAAAGTCGGCGTATTGCTCTTCGGTCAGAATCTTCTTCGCAACGACTAGAGTTCTCAAACCTTCACGAGCCATGTTCCCCGTCTATAACAGAGATAATGCTATGAAAGGTCCAGATTCACAGGGTTTTGTACGAGACCTTCTAACGTCTTCAGTTGCCCTTTTATTGCCACATTATATGGAGCCTCATAAACTTGTATGAATGGTAAAGGATAAAGAAAAGTTTTCTTCATGGAAATGCTGTAAAATGCATCTTAACTcatcaacaaattttcaaatcaaagcCTGAATTGCTGAATACACCTTTTCAATGATCAAAAACAATGGTATTAAATGTCTATTACAAGACCTACAAAAGTAGTTCTTCGATGCTCTCCTGATTAAGAGCATTATTAGACAGATTTTCGGTTCATAGGATGGGAGATATTGTATTCTTAAGCTTGTGATGAATTCTCTgatttacatgtacatgtattatatatagtATGTTATTCTTTACTTATTATAGTACATTTCATTATGAAATGTCAACACATGTGTGTACATAGACATCAATGAGCAAATCAATTATTAGTGTCATCTACTCTCACTAGATGGCAGCACACGCTTACCTCTTCCTCTAACCAATCGTTATATTGTACGATAGTAGTCATGACAACATCAGCCCCTTTCATAAAGAATGTGATTTCACCGGTGCTGTCCTCCTAGCGATTAATAACAATTCATCTTAAAAATATTCACCgattatgaattttttctgAATCTcagtttttagtttttacctTCACAATAATACCCATTCTCTTCCGCTCAGACGTGAAAGGGAAAATCTGCAGAATGTGATATTGATGGACCATTTTGTTCGGATCTTGAAGCCACATAGTACCGAGATCACGTTTCATTAGAGTTAATCCAACGCTTCCAGCCCACGCCACTAACGCAACCTTCAATATTAATACAATCATTTAGGTGCCAGTTCCAGAGCAATTCAGGAGCCAGTTCCGGGAATTCAGGGAACTcagtaaatgaaaaacatatctaaataattcattgagAAAGCATCATATGAAAGTATCTCAGGGTAAAGTAGTTCGGTGTATATAATTACCTCATCAGGACTCGATGCTTGATACGTCACTCGTTTCTGATTCTGTTGATCGGCTTCGATTTCAGAATCATTCCCGCCCTCTTCATCTTCCTCATACACGGGTGTTACATTGTGACATAGAGCGATTGCTTTAACCGCTTCAGACACGCGACTAACGACTGTACGTCGGACTTTAGGGGTGGATATTCCGCGACTGGGAGTCGTCCCTGCTTTAGGGTCGGTGACTGGCGTGTACGATAACTTCAGATGATCCATTACCTTCAAACGCAATCAACacaaacacattcagaaattATAGAATTATAACGGTTTATAGCAGTAGATCGAGTTGTAAATACCTCATCCATTGTTTCAGATGTAAACGATACAGTTCCGAGGTGAAGTCGCCGGAATACCTGAAATCATTTAATACACTCAAGTTAAGTCGCCATCAGAAatagtcgtcatattactgaagtcatctctagtcccaatttgtatttctaattcaatttactaattgtaagtcatcatttggaaaagTCATCAACATAATGAATGTCTTCAGGGTCTGATCTGAGGATTAAAGCCACTTGCGCCGGAGGGCGGGGGGAGGGTGTAAGCGTATCTGAAATTTCCTTGCCCCCTCAAAAATCTACTAGTCCTATTACTATTTGCAATTCAATAAGTCGCCTACATGCTCCGAGCAACAATTATGAAGCTGAACGTGAGTTTGATTCAGTATTGAACTGTGTTGAAACAGTCTGAGGGGTTGCGGAGTACAGGCAATAGTGGCAATAGATCCACAATTCAGTTACACTTACCATTTCATTTTGAGTAAGAGTTCCGGTTTTATCCGACAGTAGATAGTGAATGCGTCCGAGTTCCTCTGGTATTGTTGTATTTCTAGCTACTGTTCCCGGGATTCGATCATCTCTTTGTATGAACCATGAATAAACGGCTTTACCCATATCCAGATTCACTATCAAACTGAAATCAGTAAAACAGTTTCCATAAAAATGCAGGTTGCTGTCGTTTTCTGTCAATTTACAAAATCCTTGAGTTTTCCATGTGATTATGCAGAATCAGAGTAATTTCTAGgattaaaatgttacaattcattcatttttgcaTTGAATCACCTACTGATTAAGAAACACTGACAATTAACATATCTGAATTCCATgagttttcaaggattttTGCAAAATCTGGCAAATTTCTTGAAGCATCCCTAATTttattctagatttttctgataccctgagttttccaggtcaggcCACCCTCGCTATATTCACCAGAGAATAGAgaatgtttaaataaataccTGAGAGGAATAATATACGAGAAGAGCAGAACGAAGCGACATAGATAGATATACCACGGTCCGGTGAAACCCTGAAAATacatagaaattaataaaccATGGTTTGGTGAAACCTTGAAAATacatagaaattaataaaccATGGTTTGGTGAAACCCTGAAAATacatagaaattaataaaccATGGTCCGGTGAAACCCTGAAAATacatagaaattaataaaccACGGTTCTGCGATTCTCTATAAACACAAATTCATGCTTTTACGGTAAACTTACCTTGATAATGATCATAACAGCCGAAAGACAGAGAACTGATACAAACAATAACTTGGagaaattgtttatttctcGGTCAAACAAACCAACCTGAAATAAACAAGACACAAATTAGTTATAAAGAGATGTGAATTGAAGAATTGAGGTAATCTAATTATCATTGATACAAACTTTAGTTTTCGGTTGTGAAGTATTCATGACGCTTCTAGTTTCAGTGCCGGTGTATATGACAGCACACAGCGCTGTTCCTGATGCTACGACTGTGTTCGCCCACAACACGTTCTCCAGACTCAATGAACACTCATTATCAGAAGCGATCGTATCGGtctgtaataaatatcataatatTACGGTACTGTGTATAGATGCTCTAGTTTGCTGTGCTCAAATTGGGATCAATTCAACGAGGAGATGATAACTTGGATGTTATCTCACCCTATATATCCAAGTTGGACAGATCCGACTtgagtggagtctactgtattatccgactcagatatcactctcaagtcaaaagatcagacttgagcggagtgtactgtaccatccaactcagatatcactctcaagtcaaaagatctgactcgagcaaagtctactgtaccatccaactcagatatcactctaaagtcaaaagatcagacttgagcggagtctactgtaccatccgactcagatatcactttcaattcaaaagatcagacttgaacagagtctactgtaccatccaactcagatatcactctcaagtcaaaagatctgactcgagcggagtctactgtaccatccaactcagatatcactctaaAGTCAAAAGaactgacttgagcggagtctactgtattatccaactcagatatcactctcaagtcaaaagaactgacttgagcggagtctactgtattatccaactcagatatcactctcaagtcaaaagatctgactcgagcggagtctactgtatcatccaactcagatatcactctcaagtcaaaagatctgactcgagcggagtctactgtatcatccaactcagatatcactctcaagtcaaaa carries:
- the LOC141901331 gene encoding putative phospholipid-transporting ATPase IIB isoform X1, with amino-acid sequence MSRYKSRSVKYFPISSANMATELSPILDDDERKSAKRARKFRFPDNDSAYRRLDEVPLMLSSDTEGFETDESDFLIRPRIRGPNGPGCLELFLTAWRIKCNSCWEGLCAKCRRKKEYKSRLVSVGLHPPNEEKFPANIIRNQKYSVITFIPVVLFEQFKFFLNFYFLLMALSQFIPEVRVGYLYTYWGPLGFVIFVTMLREMIDDIRRFKRDKEVNSQQYKKLTKNGVVMIPSSKIKVSDVIIVEKDQRVPADMVLLRTTEKNGSCFVRTDQLDGETDWKLKMAISAIQNLNSDSDIWTIAGQIYAEKPQKDIHSFIGTFNRTDTIASDNECSLSLENVLWANTVVASGTALCAVIYTGTETRSVMNTSQPKTKVGLFDREINNFSKLLFVSVLCLSAVMIIIKGFTGPWYIYLCRFVLLFSYIIPLSLIVNLDMGKAVYSWFIQRDDRIPGTVARNTTIPEELGRIHYLLSDKTGTLTQNEMVFRRLHLGTVSFTSETMDEVMDHLKLSYTPVTDPKAGTTPSRGISTPKVRRTVVSRVSEAVKAIALCHNVTPVYEEDEEGGNDSEIEADQQNQKRVTYQASSPDEVALVAWAGSVGLTLMKRDLGTMWLQDPNKMVHQYHILQIFPFTSERKRMGIIVKEDSTGEITFFMKGADVVMTTIVQYNDWLEEETGNMAREGLRTLVVAKKILTEEQYADFENRYHQAKMSIQDRSMRVTSVIESLERDLELLCLTGVEDKLQENVRPTLEMLRNAGIRVWMLTGDKLETATCIAKSSRLVSKMQGIHTFKTVTNRNEAHSELNSFRRKQDCALVVTGESLDVCLKYYEHEFVELACQCPAVVVCRCSPTQKADIVKLLKLHTNKSTCSVGDGGNDVSMIQAADVGIGIVGKEGKQASLAADYSINQFSYVGRLLIVHGRDSYKRSASLSQFVIHRGLIISTMQAIFSSVFYFVSISLFPGFLMVGYATIFTMFPVFSLVLDKDVSAEIALTYPELYKDLTKGRSMNYKTFFLWVLISIYQGGILMYGALLLFEYEFIHVVAISFTAVILTELLMVALTIRTWHYLMIIAEVFSLGIYIAALAIFRDFFDARFLRTLDFIWKVATITAVSCIPLYILKYLRKKFSPPSYSKLT
- the LOC141901331 gene encoding putative phospholipid-transporting ATPase IIB isoform X2, giving the protein MSRYKSRSVKYFPISSANMATELSPILDDDERKSAKRARKFSCWEGLCAKCRRKKEYKSRLVSVGLHPPNEEKFPANIIRNQKYSVITFIPVVLFEQFKFFLNFYFLLMALSQFIPEVRVGYLYTYWGPLGFVIFVTMLREMIDDIRRFKRDKEVNSQQYKKLTKNGVVMIPSSKIKVSDVIIVEKDQRVPADMVLLRTTEKNGSCFVRTDQLDGETDWKLKMAISAIQNLNSDSDIWTIAGQIYAEKPQKDIHSFIGTFNRTDTIASDNECSLSLENVLWANTVVASGTALCAVIYTGTETRSVMNTSQPKTKVGLFDREINNFSKLLFVSVLCLSAVMIIIKGFTGPWYIYLCRFVLLFSYIIPLSLIVNLDMGKAVYSWFIQRDDRIPGTVARNTTIPEELGRIHYLLSDKTGTLTQNEMVFRRLHLGTVSFTSETMDEVMDHLKLSYTPVTDPKAGTTPSRGISTPKVRRTVVSRVSEAVKAIALCHNVTPVYEEDEEGGNDSEIEADQQNQKRVTYQASSPDEVALVAWAGSVGLTLMKRDLGTMWLQDPNKMVHQYHILQIFPFTSERKRMGIIVKEDSTGEITFFMKGADVVMTTIVQYNDWLEEETGNMAREGLRTLVVAKKILTEEQYADFENRYHQAKMSIQDRSMRVTSVIESLERDLELLCLTGVEDKLQENVRPTLEMLRNAGIRVWMLTGDKLETATCIAKSSRLVSKMQGIHTFKTVTNRNEAHSELNSFRRKQDCALVVTGESLDVCLKYYEHEFVELACQCPAVVVCRCSPTQKADIVKLLKLHTNKSTCSVGDGGNDVSMIQAADVGIGIVGKEGKQASLAADYSINQFSYVGRLLIVHGRDSYKRSASLSQFVIHRGLIISTMQAIFSSVFYFVSISLFPGFLMVGYATIFTMFPVFSLVLDKDVSAEIALTYPELYKDLTKGRSMNYKTFFLWVLISIYQGGILMYGALLLFEYEFIHVVAISFTAVILTELLMVALTIRTWHYLMIIAEVFSLGIYIAALAIFRDFFDARFLRTLDFIWKVATITAVSCIPLYILKYLRKKFSPPSYSKLT